The DNA segment AGCTGATCGCATTGTTATCATGCAAAAAGGACGTGTAGTGCAATTTGATACGCCAGACAATATATTAGCTGAACCGGCTAATCAATTTGTTGAAGACTTTATCGGTGAAGACCGCTTAATTCAAGCTAGACCAAATATTCAAACAGTAGATCAAGTTATGATAAAAAATCCGATTTCAGTAACTCCTGGAAAATCTATTTCAGAAGCTATACGTTTAATGAGAGACAAACGTGTGGATTCGTTATTTGTTACGGATGATTCAGGTGTGTTAAAAGGGTATGTAGATATCGAGAAAATTGACCGTAACCGCAAACGTGCTACAAGTGTTGGAGATATTATGATAGACAAAGTTTATTTTGTTCGAGAAGGTACACTTTTAAGAGACACTGTTCAAAGAATTCTAAAGCGTGGCTTTAAAAATATTCCAGTTGTGGATAATAAAGGCCGTTTAATTGGTCTTGTTACTCGTGCTTCGTTAGTAGATGTGGTCTACGATACAATATGGGGTGAAGAACAAGAAGAAGAGCTGACATCCAGCAGTGTTTTTGAAACAACCATTCCTAAAGAAAGTAATGAATAGAGGAGGAAAAGACTATGGCTGAATTTTTTGCAACAAATGGCTCTGATTTACTCCTGAAAACATGGGAACATTTTTATATCTCAGCAATTGCATTGGCATTAGGTGTTATTGTAGCTGTCCCTTTGGGAGTTTTATTAACACGATTTGAGAAAAGTGCTAAATTTATTATTGGTTTAGCTACTATTTTACAAACAGTTCCTTCATTAGCGTTACTAGCTTTAATGATTCCTTTATTTGGAATTGGCAAGGTCCCTGCGATTGTGGCATTATTTATCTATTCTTTGTTGCCTATTTTGAGAAATACTTATATAGGAATGAATGGAGTAGATGTTAACTTAAGAGATGCAGGAAAAGGAATGGGAATGACAAGCGTACAATTGATTCGTAATGTGGAGTTGCCTCAGGCTGCACCAGTTATTATGGCGGGAATTCGATTGTCCGGTGTTTACGTTATATCATGGGCTGCTTTAGCTTCATACATTGGAGCAGGTGGATTAGGTGATTTTATCTTTAACGGATTAAATCTTTTTATTCCTAGTTTGATTATTGGTGGGACTATACCTGTGACTATTCTTGCATTGTTAACAGATTATGCACTAGGAAAACTAGAGAAAAAAGTAACGCCTAGAGTTATACAAGGTATTGAATAGGAGGGCTTCAACTATGAAGAAAATTCAAAAAATTGCTGCCCTTTTTTTAGCAGCACTATTATTAAGCAGTTGTTCGTTGCCTGGTCTAGGCAGCGGGTTTAATGAAGAAGGTATCACCATCACAGGTGGTTCAACTACAGAGCAACAAATTGTTGGCTATATTGTTGAAGGCATGGTTGAGCATTACATTGATATAGATGCTCAAATTGTTAATAATCTGGGTTCATCTTCTCTAAATCATCAAG comes from the Carnobacterium sp. 17-4 genome and includes:
- a CDS encoding ABC transporter permease, producing the protein MAEFFATNGSDLLLKTWEHFYISAIALALGVIVAVPLGVLLTRFEKSAKFIIGLATILQTVPSLALLALMIPLFGIGKVPAIVALFIYSLLPILRNTYIGMNGVDVNLRDAGKGMGMTSVQLIRNVELPQAAPVIMAGIRLSGVYVISWAALASYIGAGGLGDFIFNGLNLFIPSLIIGGTIPVTILALLTDYALGKLEKKVTPRVIQGIE